In Candidatus Cloacimonadaceae bacterium, the sequence AGCAAGATCAAATGCACCAACTCACTTGAACGGTTGAACGAAGAGCTTCGGCGCAGAGAGAAATGCATCCGCATATTCCCCAATGAGATAAGTTGCATCCGACTAATCGGAGCCATCCTGCAAGGATATTCAGAAGACTGGACAAGTGGTAAGATATATCTGGCTGAGCCTATAGAAAAAATATCAGAGAATAGAGTAAGATCACTACCCGGACAGAAGTTTTTGCGCGACGGACTGAAGCCCTGCTCCGTCGGCTACGCCTCCTCCGCAGGGCTTCAGCCCGTCGCAGCGAGGTCATTTTGAAAAAAGTTCTTGACGCAGAGGATAGGATGAATAACAATGCAATCGGTCGCTTGACCTTACATAGAGTGTAAGAACTGAGGAATATAAGATGTCCTCAAATAACCTGAGAAACAATGAGTTGGAATTTACACCAACATTTGGGACTCAACTAGTAATCGTTATTGAGCTGTATCAAACATATGGAAGTAAATATGGAAAACTATCCTTCGACCGAATATACTGACAAACTGATGGATACTATCATAAAGATGGTAACAGAATCTTGGCGTTTTGAAAAAGTATTTGAAAGAGTTGTTAATAGACTTGATGCAGGAGAAAAGGCAAGATTTATTAGTCAGTATCACTGGTATACTAAGAAAATTCAAGAATATTTAAATGGAATAGGGCTATCTGTTGCGAATATTGAAGGTCAGCCTTTTGACCCGGGTATGGCGGCTACTCCCATAAATATAGATGAATTTGATAAGAATGAGACTTTAATAATTGATCAGATGATTGAACCAATTATCATGAATCAAGTGGGACTAGTAAAATCTGGAATTGTCACTCTTAAAAGGGGGGTATTATGAAAGGTTACATTGGCATTGATTTAGGTACTACAAACAGTGTTATATGTTCATATGATGGTTCAACAACAAGAATTTGGAAAAGTCCAGAGCAGAATGATGTAACTCCCTCAGCGATTTTTTTTGATAAAAGAGGTAATAAGTACTTAGGCAATAGAGCATATGATTCAGCTCCCTATAATCCAGATAGTTCAGCGATTTTGTTTAAACGACTTATGGGTACTAAAACTCGATTACATTTCGCAAATGCAAATATAACAATGAGTCCAGAAGAATGTTCAGCTGAAGTTCTGAAAATTCTATTTGGATATTTACCAGATGAATTGCGAAACAACCCTGAAAGTGGTTCAGTTATAACTGTTCCTGCAGCATTCAACCAAATGCAAAAAGACTCAACAATGCATGCTGCCCAGATTGCAGGAATTGGAAATGTCGTTATTATGCAAGAACCTGTTGCAGCAGTTATGAGTACAATGAGATTTCGAAAAAATGACGGCATATTTGTAATATATGATCTCGGAGGTGGTACTCTTGATATAGCTATTGCAGAAAGTATTGGAGGTAGTGTTAACTTACTTTCTCATGGTGGGATAGCGATTTGTGGTGGAAGAGATTTTGATAGAGTGCTTGTCGACAATATTGTTAAACCATGGATTATAGATAATTTTAAGATGCCAGACGATCTAACAATTAACCCTAAATATTTATCCTTGTTAAGACTAGCTACATGGGCAACAGAGAAAGCTAAAATTGAATTATCGATAAAACCATCTACTAGGATTAGTTTAAATGAATCTGAAACAAGAGTTTGCGATTTAAGTGGAAGAGAAATTTTCTTAGACATACCTATTGATCAACATGCCTACGACAAGCTAATAAATGAAAGAGTAAGTGAGTCGATTGAAGCTGTTCTTCAAACATTAAAGGGAGTTAGTCTATCTCAACATGATATTGATAGTATCGTATTTATCGGGGGTCCAACTAATTATAAACCACTTCGGGACAAAGTAACATGTGAACTTGGAATTCGTGGAATAACTGATGTCAACCCAATGACAGCGGTTGCTGAAGGAGCAAGTCTATATGCTGAATCAATTGAATGGAATACTGATACACATTCTAAAAAGAACAATCGTGGTCAAATAATAGCAGAAAGTAATCTAAATATTGCATTTAACTATATCACGAGAACTGCTGATAACAAAGCAAAAATAGCAGTTCAAGTATCCGGCAAATTGTCAGATGAAGCAGAATTTCAAATTGATAGCTTAGACAGCGGATGGTCATCAGGTAGGATTCCACTAACATTTGGTTTAACCTTAGATATTGCATTATCTAAGGTTGGTGATAATGCATTTAAAATCTTTGTGTTCGATTCGAAAGGATCTCCTGTAAAGTTGGAAAATGACAAAATTGTTATAACAAAAACTGCAGCTTCTATCGAAGCAATACCCTCATCACACTCAATTGGAATTGAAGTGCTTGAAAAAATTGGTGGAAGCCCAGTTCTTGACTGGCTGATAAGGGCTGGAGATAATCTCCCGAAAAAGGACGTAAAGGTTTTTAAAGCAGCTGAATCTTTGAAATCAGGGGGATCGAACTCGATAAATTTTAAATTATGGGAAGGAGAGATAGAAGACCCAATCACTGATAATAGACCTATAGGGGTTCTGAAGATTACAGGATCTGACTTTGATGATGGAGTGATTCCAGCAGGAGCTGATTTAGAATGTGAATACGAAATTATGGATTCTGGTATTGTAAAAGTTGAAGTTTCCGTTCCCTGTATTGGAAGTGTGTTTCATTCTGGTAGGAACTTCTATTCAAGCCAAGAAGGGCAATTGGATTACATGAATGTTTCTGAACTAGTTATTGATGAGGGAGAAACAACACTTAATCGTATTGATGAGATTTCTGAAGCAATTGAAAACCCTAAACTTCTCCAAGCACGGCAGAAACTTGAAAACGCATTATCACTTGACCCAGGCGAAACAGATACAGACAAATCTCAAGAAGCTATGGAGAAAGTACTAGAAGCAAAAAAACTACTTGCTCAAGTTCGGAAAGAGCACTTAAAAGAGATTAGACAACTGGAGCTTGATAAAATTATCGCTTTTTTTGAGGACAATATCAAACAGTATGCTCGTCCCTCGGAAATCACCTCTTTTAGTAGTTTAATTAAAACTGCAACTCGGGCAATTGAAAGAAATGACAGTGATTTTGAAAACCATATCTCCGTTTTAAAAGGTAAAAACTTTGAAATTTTATGGCGACAAGATTGGTTTGTAATAGAGAGATTCAAATGGATTGCAAACTCATCTGGCATTGTCATTGATAGAAATCAGTTTGCAGAATTAGTTAAACATGGCAGTAAATTGTTACAATCGGATGAGATTGATGAGTTAAGAAATGTCGTTATACAATTATCACGATTACAGATAAGCAGTGGTTATGAAGAAGATACTTTCGATATTGCAAACATAATTAAGGGCTAAAATCATGCTACAAGATTTATGGTTTCCCAGGAGGTATAAGCTTTCCTCTACAATTGAGTTAGGTAAGATGCTATACTGTGGTGAAGAATGGCAAATTTATGGTTCGAAACTTCAACTAAAGTATTTGATTATTAAACCTAATTTGGGAGACAAGTGGATCGATAGTCACTTGATAGATCAATCTCTATTAAAACCAATCCTATATGGTGCTGAGAAGTATTATATATTAATTTGTAACTCTGACTTTAGACTCGAACCTGTCGAAAACAGTAATTCACCTTCTGATAAATCTGATGCATTAGCCTTTGCGATCGCCCTTAAAGAATCCAGAAAAGTGCTAAGCGATGTATCATTCCATGATTCCATTTATTTAGAGCAATACACTCGTCTGCTTCCAACATGGACTTTATCTGCAAGCATATCAGATGATTATGTATTTGGATCATGGTTAACAGGTGGAGTATATATTTCTGTAAATTCATTTAGAAGACTTACAAATTTATTGGGATGGATGTCTCGCAATGATCTTTTTGAAGTAATACAGATAAGCGGACTTAATAGCAACACACAAACTGCTATCTCTACAGATAATCAAAAAACTGTTATCAATAAGTCCCTACAAATCGGTGAGGATGTTGATAATAAAGATGACAAAAAGGGTACTTACTTTTCGTTACCAGGACGCCCTATGTTAGAAGAGTTTTTTAATGATCATGTCATTGATATTATTCTTAATGAGGATAAATACGCAACACTTGGAATTAACTTCCCATCAGCTATTGTTCTTCATGGCCCTCCTGGATGTGGGAAGACATACGCAGTAGAGCGATTAATTGAATTCATCGATTGGCCAAGCTTTGCTATAAGCTCGAACAGTGTGGGAAGCCCATATATTCACGAAACAAGTAAGAAAATCTCAGAGGTTTTCAATAATGCTATTGATTCAGCTCCATCAGTTATTATCATTGATGAAATGGAGTCATTTTTATCTGATCGAAGAGGTGATACAAATTCAAGCACGCATCATATTGAGGAAGTCGCCGAGTTTTTGAGGAGAATTCCAGAAGCTATCAATAACAAGGTCTTGATTATAGCTATGACAAACATGATTGATGTGATTGACCCAGCAATTCTACGCAGAGGGCGTTTCGATCATATAATCAAAGTTGACATGCCATCACGTGAGGAAGTTGACTCACTCCTGCGTGAATTATTAAGTAAAGTACCCGTTTCTCCAAATATAGAAAAGGAATTTCTTTTAGAACTTTTAGTTGGCAAGCCATTATCTGATATAGCATATGTAATTCGTGAAGCGGCACGAATAGCAGCCAAAATGAATAAAATATGTATTGATCAAGAGAGTTTAGTAAAATCTATGGATTCTATCCCCAAAGACCATGCAGTCTCAAAAAAACGCATAGGGTTCTAATGTAGGATATGGTGAAGAAATGGATTTATTAAGCAATCCCTTTTATATACTTGGTGCAAGTACTTATGACAACAGGAAGAGGCT encodes:
- a CDS encoding ATP-binding protein translates to MLQDLWFPRRYKLSSTIELGKMLYCGEEWQIYGSKLQLKYLIIKPNLGDKWIDSHLIDQSLLKPILYGAEKYYILICNSDFRLEPVENSNSPSDKSDALAFAIALKESRKVLSDVSFHDSIYLEQYTRLLPTWTLSASISDDYVFGSWLTGGVYISVNSFRRLTNLLGWMSRNDLFEVIQISGLNSNTQTAISTDNQKTVINKSLQIGEDVDNKDDKKGTYFSLPGRPMLEEFFNDHVIDIILNEDKYATLGINFPSAIVLHGPPGCGKTYAVERLIEFIDWPSFAISSNSVGSPYIHETSKKISEVFNNAIDSAPSVIIIDEMESFLSDRRGDTNSSTHHIEEVAEFLRRIPEAINNKVLIIAMTNMIDVIDPAILRRGRFDHIIKVDMPSREEVDSLLRELLSKVPVSPNIEKEFLLELLVGKPLSDIAYVIREAARIAAKMNKICIDQESLVKSMDSIPKDHAVSKKRIGF
- a CDS encoding Hsp70 family protein — translated: MKGYIGIDLGTTNSVICSYDGSTTRIWKSPEQNDVTPSAIFFDKRGNKYLGNRAYDSAPYNPDSSAILFKRLMGTKTRLHFANANITMSPEECSAEVLKILFGYLPDELRNNPESGSVITVPAAFNQMQKDSTMHAAQIAGIGNVVIMQEPVAAVMSTMRFRKNDGIFVIYDLGGGTLDIAIAESIGGSVNLLSHGGIAICGGRDFDRVLVDNIVKPWIIDNFKMPDDLTINPKYLSLLRLATWATEKAKIELSIKPSTRISLNESETRVCDLSGREIFLDIPIDQHAYDKLINERVSESIEAVLQTLKGVSLSQHDIDSIVFIGGPTNYKPLRDKVTCELGIRGITDVNPMTAVAEGASLYAESIEWNTDTHSKKNNRGQIIAESNLNIAFNYITRTADNKAKIAVQVSGKLSDEAEFQIDSLDSGWSSGRIPLTFGLTLDIALSKVGDNAFKIFVFDSKGSPVKLENDKIVITKTAASIEAIPSSHSIGIEVLEKIGGSPVLDWLIRAGDNLPKKDVKVFKAAESLKSGGSNSINFKLWEGEIEDPITDNRPIGVLKITGSDFDDGVIPAGADLECEYEIMDSGIVKVEVSVPCIGSVFHSGRNFYSSQEGQLDYMNVSELVIDEGETTLNRIDEISEAIENPKLLQARQKLENALSLDPGETDTDKSQEAMEKVLEAKKLLAQVRKEHLKEIRQLELDKIIAFFEDNIKQYARPSEITSFSSLIKTATRAIERNDSDFENHISVLKGKNFEILWRQDWFVIERFKWIANSSGIVIDRNQFAELVKHGSKLLQSDEIDELRNVVIQLSRLQISSGYEEDTFDIANIIKG